One Qipengyuania gaetbuli genomic region harbors:
- a CDS encoding competence/damage-inducible protein A: protein MNKRIYTAGLVVIGDEILSGRTHDKNIAQVASWLQVQNIRLAEVRVVPDVIEKIVEAVNALRADNDYLFTTGGIGPTHDDITVDAVAKALGVEVVIHPEARAILERYYADKGGLNEGRLRMARVPEGGELIPNRMSGAPGIRIGNLHLMAGVPHITAGMLDALTGTLEGGDPLLSETVGGFIPESEVAVMLRDVEKAHENCQIGSYPFFREGKVGSNFVVRSTDRAALDACMAALCDGLERQGFAFTHGGI from the coding sequence ATGAACAAGCGCATCTATACCGCCGGTCTCGTCGTCATCGGCGACGAGATCCTGTCCGGACGCACGCACGACAAGAACATCGCGCAGGTCGCCAGCTGGCTGCAGGTCCAGAACATCCGGCTTGCCGAAGTGCGGGTGGTGCCCGACGTGATCGAGAAGATTGTGGAAGCGGTGAACGCGCTGCGCGCAGACAATGACTATCTCTTCACCACCGGCGGCATCGGCCCGACACATGACGACATCACGGTCGATGCCGTGGCGAAGGCGCTGGGCGTGGAGGTGGTCATCCACCCCGAAGCCCGCGCGATCCTGGAACGCTATTATGCCGACAAGGGCGGCCTCAACGAAGGCCGCCTGCGCATGGCCCGCGTGCCGGAAGGCGGGGAATTGATCCCCAACCGCATGTCGGGCGCACCCGGCATCCGCATCGGCAATCTCCACCTCATGGCCGGCGTACCGCACATCACGGCCGGAATGCTCGATGCGCTGACCGGCACGCTCGAGGGAGGCGACCCGTTGCTGAGCGAAACAGTCGGCGGGTTCATTCCCGAAAGCGAGGTCGCAGTGATGCTTCGCGATGTCGAGAAGGCGCACGAGAACTGCCAGATCGGCAGCTACCCCTTCTTCCGCGAAGGCAAGGTCGGGTCGAACTTTGTGGTCCGCTCGACCGACCGCGCCGCGCTCGATGCTTGTATGGCCGCGCTGTGCGACGGGCTGGAGCGACAGGGCTTTGCCTTTACCCACGGGGGAATCTGA
- a CDS encoding DUF2339 domain-containing protein, which yields MEWFLALVLFALALHQREKLRTLQYRVESLEGAIDHVLALLREGKGTDATEAVVPPEPAKAKTASVPVVVKRSSEPAAEPIADLPPQPLAPEPEPEQQPEEQARRFAFDFEELFGRRLPIWAGGVTLAVAGVLLVRYSIEAGLLTPSVRVVLSFLFGLGLLGGAEAAYRNADRVGDERVCQALAGAGLATLYAGFYLAGSQYDLIGQTVAFLGLAVVTAAAIGLSYRFGLPSAVLGLVGGFAAPALVGGEEANLPLLALYLALVTGGLTQTGNRQQRPWLGLGALIGGLGWGGLLLTTGAMSGVDVLALGLYFVLLGAVLPALLATEKLERPLRLASAAIASLQLAVLVDEGGYSALAWGLYLLLGGALAWFGWRKHEVRPASAMAATIGVLLLGLWPAPPEAGFATVAAALAAIFAGVPLFHLHTRADQLVDRLSAALVPLALGITMLLTFGTLDHDSLRIVEALACLALAALPGAAAWLLWNREDAVSLAANLASAAVLAVLAGLCVLPAMATPFLLGAIAAGLCLLLRPRLQETLPLAAVAWAAALAALTSVPASDALMREMDALVTGTGHTNIAGMLRWLAGAAPFALLAHLERDGLRRGIAEAVAALAAFAALAQVLPPIALVWTATAGVLALRWRMPGRDMAMLALAAAIGLWAFLPLVDWTGAGAVSLAGDPFLLASLPSLRSTLGHILPFAVALAAVRVSERGFLKSPVALGWAALPVGFVVLHVLFKQVFAIETMTGFRAAGLAERTVFEALLLSLGWGAAKGIGRIPADKRVATGLAVLALAHFAVFTLFWHNPLFALQAVGPVPLANLALAAFAVAIAGLLSLRLWHPRWRVWIDALVMATATLGAITLLRQAFAGSYLPQLPMSQAEDLLRSLVGIVLAVAFLLIGSRRAERSWRVGSLVLMTGTAIKVFVFDTAGLEGLVRIASFVALGASLIGIGWFYSRQLRSEPSQQ from the coding sequence ATGGAATGGTTTCTGGCTCTCGTCCTGTTCGCTCTGGCGTTACACCAGCGCGAGAAACTGCGCACCTTGCAGTACCGGGTCGAAAGCCTGGAAGGTGCGATCGACCACGTCCTTGCCTTGCTGCGGGAAGGCAAGGGCACCGATGCGACAGAGGCCGTAGTCCCTCCGGAACCGGCGAAAGCGAAAACCGCATCGGTCCCGGTGGTGGTCAAGCGATCCAGCGAACCGGCCGCGGAGCCGATTGCCGACCTTCCGCCACAGCCCCTCGCGCCGGAGCCGGAGCCGGAGCAACAGCCTGAAGAACAAGCGCGCCGGTTCGCCTTCGACTTCGAGGAACTCTTCGGTCGCCGACTCCCGATCTGGGCGGGCGGCGTCACGCTTGCCGTGGCGGGTGTATTGCTGGTCCGGTACTCTATCGAAGCGGGCCTGCTTACGCCCAGCGTGCGGGTGGTACTCTCCTTCCTCTTCGGGCTCGGCCTGCTCGGCGGCGCGGAAGCCGCCTATCGCAATGCCGACCGCGTCGGGGACGAACGCGTGTGCCAGGCACTCGCCGGGGCCGGCCTCGCCACGCTCTATGCAGGCTTCTACCTTGCGGGCAGCCAGTACGACCTGATCGGCCAGACCGTCGCTTTCCTCGGCCTTGCGGTCGTGACCGCGGCGGCGATCGGCCTGTCCTACCGCTTCGGCCTGCCAAGCGCCGTACTGGGCCTGGTCGGCGGTTTCGCAGCGCCTGCCCTGGTCGGCGGGGAAGAAGCGAACCTGCCGCTGCTCGCGCTTTACCTTGCGCTCGTCACGGGCGGGCTGACCCAGACCGGCAATCGCCAGCAGCGCCCGTGGCTCGGCCTCGGCGCGCTTATCGGCGGCCTCGGCTGGGGCGGGCTGCTGCTGACCACGGGGGCGATGTCGGGTGTCGATGTCCTCGCGCTGGGGCTCTACTTCGTTCTCCTCGGCGCAGTCCTCCCCGCGCTTCTCGCGACCGAGAAGCTCGAGCGGCCGCTCCGCCTCGCATCGGCCGCGATTGCCAGCCTGCAACTCGCCGTGCTGGTCGACGAGGGCGGCTATTCGGCGCTTGCCTGGGGCCTCTACCTGCTGCTCGGCGGTGCGCTGGCATGGTTCGGATGGCGCAAGCACGAGGTCCGCCCTGCCAGTGCCATGGCAGCGACCATCGGGGTCCTGCTGCTCGGTCTCTGGCCTGCCCCGCCCGAAGCGGGGTTCGCGACAGTCGCCGCCGCGCTGGCCGCGATCTTCGCCGGTGTGCCCCTGTTCCACCTTCACACGAGAGCCGACCAACTGGTCGATCGGCTGAGTGCAGCACTCGTCCCGCTCGCGCTCGGCATCACCATGCTGTTGACCTTCGGGACGCTCGACCACGACAGCCTCCGTATCGTGGAAGCGCTGGCCTGCCTTGCGCTTGCCGCCCTGCCGGGAGCGGCCGCCTGGCTGCTCTGGAACCGCGAGGACGCGGTGAGCCTTGCGGCCAACCTTGCCTCCGCTGCCGTCCTCGCCGTGCTTGCCGGACTGTGCGTGTTGCCGGCCATGGCGACACCCTTCCTCTTGGGCGCTATCGCTGCCGGCCTCTGCCTGCTGCTCCGGCCCCGGTTGCAGGAAACCCTGCCGCTCGCCGCCGTCGCATGGGCGGCCGCGCTTGCCGCGCTGACGAGCGTTCCTGCCAGCGACGCCCTGATGCGAGAGATGGATGCGCTGGTGACCGGGACCGGCCACACCAACATTGCCGGCATGCTCCGCTGGCTGGCTGGTGCTGCGCCCTTCGCCCTCCTCGCCCATTTGGAGCGTGACGGCCTTCGCCGCGGTATTGCCGAGGCCGTCGCCGCCCTCGCTGCCTTTGCCGCGCTGGCGCAGGTGCTGCCGCCGATCGCCCTCGTGTGGACCGCAACCGCAGGCGTGCTGGCCTTGCGCTGGCGCATGCCGGGGCGCGACATGGCCATGCTAGCGCTGGCCGCCGCCATCGGCCTGTGGGCGTTCCTGCCGCTGGTCGACTGGACAGGAGCGGGGGCCGTATCGCTTGCAGGGGATCCCTTCCTCCTTGCCTCGCTGCCATCGCTTCGCAGCACGCTGGGACACATCCTCCCGTTCGCCGTTGCCCTTGCCGCAGTGCGAGTTTCGGAGCGGGGTTTCCTGAAGTCGCCCGTGGCGCTGGGCTGGGCCGCACTGCCGGTAGGGTTCGTCGTGCTCCACGTCCTGTTCAAGCAGGTCTTCGCGATCGAGACGATGACCGGTTTCCGCGCGGCAGGCCTGGCAGAGCGGACCGTCTTCGAAGCCCTCCTGCTTTCGCTCGGCTGGGGCGCGGCGAAGGGTATCGGTCGAATCCCCGCCGACAAGCGTGTCGCGACGGGCCTCGCGGTCCTAGCCTTGGCGCATTTCGCGGTCTTCACGCTGTTCTGGCACAACCCGCTCTTCGCGCTGCAGGCCGTCGGCCCGGTCCCTCTTGCGAACCTCGCGCTGGCCGCTTTCGCCGTCGCAATCGCCGGCCTGCTGTCTCTCCGCCTGTGGCATCCGCGCTGGCGGGTATGGATCGACGCGCTGGTCATGGCGACCGCGACGCTGGGGGCGATCACCCTGCTGCGGCAGGCGTTTGCCGGGAGCTATTTGCCCCAGCTGCCCATGTCGCAGGCCGAGGACCTGCTGCGTTCGCTGGTCGGCATCGTGCTGGCCGTCGCATTCCTGCTCATCGGCAGCCGCCGGGCAGAGCGCAGCTGGCGGGTCGGATCGCTGGTCCTGATGACCGGCACCGCGATCAAGGTGTTCGTCTTCGATACCGCCGGCCTCGAAGGCCTGGTGCGCATCGCCAGCTTCGTGGCGCTGGGAGCTAGCCTGATCGGCATCGGCTGGTTCTATTCGCGCCAATTGCGCAGCGAGCCGTCACAACAATGA
- the rplA gene encoding 50S ribosomal protein L1 yields MAKQTKNQQVRAKLDAEKLYTVDEAIATLREHKAKFDETVEVAMNLGVDPRHADQMVRGMVSLPSGTGKDVKVAVFARGDNADKALAAGADKVGAEDLMEDMQNGNLDYDRVIATPDMMGVVGRLGKVLGPKGLMPNPKLGTVTPNVEQAVKDAKSGQVEFRVEKQGIIHSGIGKLSFKDEDLKANFKALTDAIVKSKPSGAKGKYVRKVTLTSSMGPGLKVDLGEVEGA; encoded by the coding sequence ATGGCAAAGCAGACGAAGAACCAGCAGGTCCGCGCGAAGCTGGACGCTGAGAAGCTCTACACCGTGGACGAAGCCATCGCCACGCTGCGCGAGCACAAGGCCAAGTTCGACGAAACAGTCGAAGTCGCCATGAACCTCGGCGTCGATCCGCGCCACGCCGACCAGATGGTCCGCGGCATGGTCTCGCTGCCCTCGGGCACGGGCAAGGACGTCAAGGTCGCTGTCTTCGCCCGCGGTGACAACGCCGACAAGGCGCTGGCCGCCGGTGCCGACAAGGTCGGTGCCGAAGACCTCATGGAAGACATGCAGAACGGCAACCTCGACTATGACCGCGTGATCGCCACGCCGGACATGATGGGCGTCGTCGGCCGTCTCGGTAAGGTGCTGGGTCCCAAGGGCCTGATGCCGAACCCGAAGCTGGGCACCGTGACCCCGAACGTGGAACAGGCCGTGAAGGACGCCAAGAGCGGCCAGGTCGAATTCCGCGTCGAAAAGCAGGGCATCATCCACAGCGGCATCGGCAAGCTGTCGTTCAAGGACGAGGACCTGAAGGCGAACTTCAAGGCCCTGACCGACGCGATCGTCAAGTCGAAGCCCTCGGGCGCCAAGGGCAAGTACGTCCGCAAGGTCACGCTGACCTCGTCGATGGGCCCGGGCCTCAAGGTCGACCTCGGCGAAGTCGAAGGCGCGTAA